A single Hemiscyllium ocellatum isolate sHemOce1 chromosome X, sHemOce1.pat.X.cur, whole genome shotgun sequence DNA region contains:
- the LOC132805859 gene encoding tubulin alpha-1A chain — protein sequence MRECISIHVGQAGVQIGNACWELYCLEHGIQPDGQMPSDKTIGGGDDSFNTFFSETGAGKHVPRAVFVDLEPTVIDEVRTGTYRQLFHPEQLITGKEDAANNYARGHYTIGKEIIDLVLDRVRKLADQCTGLQGFLVFHSFGGGTGSGFTSLLMERLSVDYGKKSKLEFSIYPAPQVSTAVVEPYNSILTTHTTLEHSDCAFMVDNEAIYDICRRNLDIDRPTYTNLNRLIGQIVSSITASLRFDGALNVDLTEFQTNLVPYPRIHFPLATYAPVISAEKAYHEQLSVSEITNACFEPANQMVKCDPRHGKYMACCLLYRGDVVPKDVNAAIATIKTKRTIQFVDWCPTGFKVGINYQPPTVVPGGDLAKVQRAVCMLSNTTAIAEAWARLDHKFDLMYAKRAFVHWYVGEGMEEGEFSEAREDMAALEKDYEEVGVDSVEGEGEEEGEEY from the exons ATG CGTGAGTGCATCAGTATCCATGTTGGCCAGGCTGGAGTCCAGATTGGAAATGCCTGTTGGGAGCTCTACTGCTTGGAACACGGCATCCAGCCTGATGGGCAGATGCCCAGTGACAAGACCATTGGAGGTGGAGATGATTCCTTCAACACGTTCTTCAGTGAGACTGGAGCAGGCAAACATGTTCCACGAGCTGTGTTTGTGGACTTGGAGCCAACTGTAATAG ATGAGGTTCGTACCGGTACATACCGCCAGCTGTTCCACCCTGAGCAGCTGATCACTGGGAAGGAAGATGCGGCCAATAACTATGCCCGTGGTCACTACACAAttggcaaggagatcattgactTGGTTCTAGACAGAGTCCGTAAACTG GCTGACCAGTGCACAGGTCTGCAAGGTTTCCTGGTCTTCCACAGCTTTGGTGGTGGCACTGGCTCTGGGTTTACATCTCTTCTGATGGAACGTCTCTCCGTTGACTATGGCAAGAAATCCAAGCTTGAATTCTCCATCTACCCAGCTCCCCAGGTGTCCACTGCAGTGGTAGAGCCTTACAATTCCATCCTGACCACCCACACTACCCTGGAGCACTCCGATTGTGCTTTCATGGTTGACAACGAAGCCATCTATGACATCTGCCGAAGAAACTTAGATATTGACCGGCCAACCTACACCAACCTGAACCGATTAATAGGCCAGATAGTGTCCTCTATCACTGCCTCCCTTCGCTTTGATGGTGCCCTGAATGTTGATCTGACCGAGTTCCAGACCAACTTGGTGCCATATCCGCGTATCCATTTCCCCTTGGCCACTTATGCACCAGTTATCTCTGCTGAAAAGGCATACCATGAGCAGCTTTCAGTGTCTGAGATAACCAATGCATGTTTTGAGCCAGCCAACCAGATGGTCAAATGTGACCCTCGCCATGGCAAGTACATGGCCTGCTGCCTCCTTTACCGTGGTGATGTAGTGCCAAAAGATGTCAATGCAGCTATTGCTACTATTAAAACTAAACGTACCATCCAGTTTGTGGATTGGTGTCCCACTGGTTTTAAGGTTGGTATTAACTACCAGCCTCCTACTGTGGTTCCTGGAGGTGACTTGGCCAAGGTTCAGCGGGCTGTATGTATGTTGAGCAACACCACAGCCATTGCTGAAGCTTGGGCTCGCCTGGACCACAAGTTTGACCTGATGTACGCCAAGCGTGCCTTTGTTCACTGGTATGTTGGTGAGGGTATGGAGGAAGGAGAGTTCTCGGAAGCCCGTGAGGATATGGCTGCCTTAGAGAAGGATTATGAGGAAGTTGGTGTTGACTCTGTtgaaggggaaggagaggaggaagGGGAAGAATATTAA